A region of the Arenicella xantha genome:
CCCTAATCCAAAGCCCTTATGAGCATCACGCTCGGGGTTGTCTAGCTGGTTGAATTCTCGAAAAATATCGTTAAGTTTGTCCGGTGCGATCCCAATGCCGGTATCCCACACTTCAATAAGCAACGCGTCTCGCGGGCGGGTGCGGCAGGCTACAAGTAGGCCACCTTTAGTGGTGTATCGAATAGCGTTGGCAATAAGGTTGCGTAATATGAGTTCGACAATAAATGGGTCTGAATGTGCTGCCGCAATGGTTTCTCGAGTTCGGTAGATTAAGTCATGTTCGTCGGCGGTTGGTGCGAGCTCAGCTTCGAGCTTAGAGAACAACGATTGCACGAGAAAGGGCTTAGGCTCCGAGGATATCGCGCCGGCGTCTAATTTGGAGATATTCAGTAGCGAGTCCAACATGGTTCTAGTCGAATCAATGGCGGACATCATATGTTGTTGAATTTCACTTTGCTGACTGTTCAAAGACGTCCCGCCAATGGTTTCAGTCAAAAGGCCGAGGGCATGTAGAGGCTGACGAAGGTCATGGCTAGCGGAAGCGAGAAAGACTGACTTGGCGCGATTGGCTTCATCGGTTTGGGTAAGCGCCGATCGCAACTTGTGGATTAGACCGTCGTTCTCGAACCTTAAAATGATCGCTTGGCGAATCGTGCTTTGCAAGTTCAGGGCAAACAGGCTTAAGGTCACTAGCAGCAACATCACGCCGACGGCGAGGCCTTGGTACACCGGTTCATCGCGGTGGTAGAGTGCATACGCCAGTGCACACATTTGGGTGATGTTAAAGCCAAGAAAAACTGGTAGCCAGCTGGACTGGGTAGCAATACTTCCAGCGGCCAATCCGGTGCAGGCGAAGACAATCCACATGGTGATTTCGGGCGTGGCATCCGGTACGACCATTAAGGGTAATAAGGCAAACAAGGTGCCATTGACAATGGCCATAATGGTTTCCCATACGCCGATCAAGCCCGGTTTAGTTAATGCGTCGTTGCGGTAAATAAAGGCGCGTGCAATGCCGAAGCAGTTGAGTAGCACAATAATACTTGCCCAAAGCACCACTCGGGTATCGCCTGACCAACGATACACCAGCCCTGCAGCCAGCACTACGACTAAGGTAAAGGCTAAGATTTCTGGTAATAGATTGCGATGTAACTGCTTTAGCTGTTCGCGCAGTACCGTGTCGCGGATTGTCGACGAGAAAAATTTCATTAGTTACCGGCTATGCTGATCAGCCAATCCATTAACGCGATCATTAAGTCGTGAGGCCCTCGCGTTGAGCTATCAAGATGGCTTCGGAGCGGTTCGAGGCGCCTAATGCGGCTAAGATGGCAGAGACGTGGACTCGCACGGTGTTTTCAGACATCTCTAGCTCTCGGGCAATAAGTTTATTCGGTTTGCCCTCGCATAGGTAGATCAGTACCTCAACTTGGCGTGGCGTCAAAGACTTCCCGATGCCGGCCGGCGATACGTAGTGGCTTGCGTCAGTATCTTCTGGAAAACAGGTGCCACCGTTTAGCACATGCGAAATAGACGATACCATTTCTTCAGCCAGCGCAGCCTTGTTCAGAAAGCCCGCTGCACCAAGGTGGCGGGCATCATTGATCGCCGAGTGCTCAGAGCTTGCCGAGAGAATGATGATCGGGACTCCCGAGAACTTTTCTCTAAGCGGTTTAATACCGTCGATCCCGTTTAGGCCCGGTAAGTGGATGTCGAGCAGGATGAGGTCAACGCTGGATTCGCAAAAGTCAAAAGCATCGCGAATGGAGCTGGCTTCGGAAATTCCTCGAGCCTCTCCAACCTGTGTCAGTATCATTTGCATGCCGGTACGAAACAGAGCGTGGTCGTCAACAATTAGTATGTGGGAATCTTTCATGCGCTCTCCCGCGTCACAATAGGGTCAGGAGACTTGGAGGTCTCGAAGATTCGATTATAGAGCTTATGAAAATTTCCACTAGTCCAATTGTGCTACAGACAGTTTGTCGTTGGCACCATACACTGATCTCAATCAAACCAATATCGAATTCATGACGTGAAGAATAATCAAACAACGATTGCTAGACCAAGCATCAATAGCGGGTCGCTATCGATGCCTGCTCAGCAAGAAATTGGGGTTACTTCCGATCATCGAGTCAGCAAACATTTTGATACGTCGGCAATTTTTGTCGTACCAAAAGGGGTCAGCGAGTTAAGGATATTCGCAGTGGGTGCTTCAGGAGGATCGGGAAATGGGTTTGGGGTCCTCTTGAACAACGGTGGTGAAGGAGGCACCGCTGTATCGAATGTCAGCGTTAGTCCGGGTGAGTCACTGGATGTTTTCGTCGGTATTCGCGGCATGGATGGCGGTCTGCCGGAAGGTGGTTCTGGTGGCTGTTCCGCTTCAGGGTTTGAGGGCGGAGCAGCTGCTTCAGGGACGGCCGGCGGTGGCGGTGGCGGTGGCGGTGCCAGTGGCGTTGTGCGCATTCGTGGCAATGAAGTATTAGTGGTCGCTGGCGGTGGTGGTGGCGGCAGCGGGGTTGGAAACGGTGGTTTGATTGGCCGCGGAGGTGCTGGTGGGTCATTTGGCACTAACGGGCGCGGTTTGTCGCCTGGCCGGGTGAAGCAAGGGCTCGGAACAAGAGGTGGTGATGGACCTGCCAATTCCACCGTCGGAAGTGGCGGCGGCGGTGGCGGTATCTATGGCGGCGGCGCTGGTTCGGAACTCAATAGTGCCATTGGTGGTGGTGGGGCCGGTGGAACCGGTACCCTCGAAGCCGGAAGTCTAAGTGCTGACGGTGGCGGCTCCAATTGTGGCAGCGTTAGTATTTCTTATGATGCCCCATTGTTGGATAAGAATTCTAAATAGGCCGTGGTCACGGCGTCGGCGGCTTCGACGTGTGGATAATGCCCAATTGTATCAAGCGCTTTAAGGTGATCCAAACGACAGCCTAGTTCCTTATACCGGTCAACCAAATGTGACCCTGATACCGGATCAATTGAACCATTAATCAGCGATATCGGTATCTGTGCGTTTTGTAGCGCGGTGACCCAACGCTCTCGATGTTCACGTCGATCTAAGATGTAAGTGATTAAATTGTGGAATACATGTCGACCGTGATTGAAATTAATAAGCTCCCAGAATTCTTGTAGTTCGCGATCACTTGGCTTGGTTTGTGGCCCAAATACACTCGAAAATGATTGTTTAAACTGTTCAAAGCCGGTGAACTTATTGATGTATTTTCCTAACCGGCTAAGCATCAATTTTTGAATAATTAGCGCTCGGTGCGTCTCTGGGAATAGTCCACCGTTTAATAAGCACAGAGACTGCCAGCTGCCGATACCTGAGCCATCTAGTTGGCGAGCTAACAATTCCTGAGCTACCGATACGCCGTAATCGTGGGCTAGGACATGGTAATTTTCTATCCGCAATTGGCCAATCAATTCTTCAAATAAATCCGCTTGCTGATGTATGGAGTAGGTGCGGCTATCAGGCTTGTCGGAGAAACCAAAGCCGTGCATGTCTAAACTCACGAGTCGATACTGTTTGACGAATGTGTCCCACATTGGTAGCCAGTCGAATGACGAGGTGGGAAATCCATGAATAAGAACAATCACCGGGAGCCGAGCGTCGCCCTCATCAATAGTAAAAATTGTTTTGCCTGCGAGTGTTCGGTAACGGCCGCGGTTAAACCAGTTTGCAACAGCTTCGCTGTGAAAGGTGTGAGGACTTGTAGACATAGAGAGACCAAAGGCGAGTGATTATGCGACGAGTTTTATATAAACTGAACTTGACGTCAAGTTCAGTTTATATAAAACTGTTGTCTTTAGTTCTAAAATCTTAAGTGCGTAATAATTTAGTATGAAACAGTTACCAACTCAGCAGCGTGCATTGCGCAAGCGACAAGCGCTCATTGACGCCGCTGAACAGGAGTTTTCAGAGAGTGGTTTCGAAGTTGCAACGGCTAAGTCTATTGCTGCTCGAGCCGGTGTTGCGGTGGGAACGTTTTATCAATACTTTGATAATAAACACGATATTTTACGCGAAATTGCTGAGCAAGGATTTGCTGAACTACATGCTCGCATCCCGTTACTTGATCTGCAGCTTGCGGATGGCTCACGAGATAGAATCGTCTCGTTATTTTCTGAAACCTTAGACTTTGTGTATCAGTACCATGCGCGACGCCCTGAGCTGCACCGAGTGTTGGAGCAACGTCGCGTGGTAGATGCTGATTTGAGCGAGATAATGTGCCGCGGTGAGGGTGTGCTGCGTGCTCGCGTGCTTCAGTTTGTTCAGAGCTTTAACACGCCTCATGCCGAGATCGTCGCCAGTAATTTGTTTGCTATGGCAGAAGGGCTTGTTCATCGCCATGTATTTGAGCCTAACCAGCATAATCCTCAACAGGTAATTCAGATTGGCGCTGAAATGCTGTCTAGTTATTTTTTAACCCATTACCCCCAATAAAATCTTATGAAATTCGACACGCTTATTCAAAATGCTCGCGTATTCAATAACGGTGAGCCACCGGTTACCGAAGACATCGCTATTCTCGATGGAAAGATTGTAAAGCGGGGGCATAAATTGCCATCGGCTGAGGCGGGCCGTGTTATCGATGCAACCGGGTTGTGGGCCATGCCTGGCTTGTTCGATATTCATACGCATTATGATTTGGAGTTAGAAGTTGCGCCCGGATTGCCCGAATCAACTCGGCATGGAACCACCACGGTGGTGATTTCTAATTGCAGCTTAGGACTCGCATATGGCAATCAGCGAGAAGGTGCTATCGACCCAATTGTAGATTGTTATGCTAGGGTCGAAAATATGCCAAAGTCAGTTCTGCGTGCTTGTGCTGACAAGATCGATTGGTCTACGCCAGAAGGGTACTTAGAGCATCTTGATGCGCTTAATCTTGGGCCGAATGTGGTGACCATGATTCCGCATTCAATGTTGAGAATTGAAGCGATGGGATTTGAAGCCAGCGTAACGCGCGACCCAACGTCGGACGAAGTTGAACAAATGCGTACTAGTTTGCGTGCTGGACTGCGGGCCGGCTACGTAGGCTTTTCGACCGACGCGCTCCCGTTTCACTATTTAGCGAATCAGCCGAACTGCCATAAAACTATACCGACTCAGTTTGCTAAATACGATGAAATTAAGCAGCTGACACAAGTTGTTCGCGAAGAGGACGGTATTTGGCAAGCTACACCACCAAAGGATCGCCCGCTCGAGGTATTCAAAACTTTCTTGCTGTCGTCTGGCCGCTTGCACGGAAAACCACTGCGAACTACGGTAGTTGCCGCCCTTGATGTGGCGGCTAATCGCAATCTAATTAAGCTAACTCGGATTCTGAACGGAATAATTAACTCAAAATTCTTTCGTGGCGATTTTTACATGCAGGCGTTAGGTGCGCGATTTAAAATATGGTCGGACGGAGCTGTGACGCCAATTGCCGAGGAAATTCCTGAACTAAGAGCGTTAAACGAAACTGATCTGGAAGACCGTGC
Encoded here:
- a CDS encoding ATP-binding response regulator gives rise to the protein MKFFSSTIRDTVLREQLKQLHRNLLPEILAFTLVVVLAAGLVYRWSGDTRVVLWASIIVLLNCFGIARAFIYRNDALTKPGLIGVWETIMAIVNGTLFALLPLMVVPDATPEITMWIVFACTGLAAGSIATQSSWLPVFLGFNITQMCALAYALYHRDEPVYQGLAVGVMLLLVTLSLFALNLQSTIRQAIILRFENDGLIHKLRSALTQTDEANRAKSVFLASASHDLRQPLHALGLLTETIGGTSLNSQQSEIQQHMMSAIDSTRTMLDSLLNISKLDAGAISSEPKPFLVQSLFSKLEAELAPTADEHDLIYRTRETIAAAHSDPFIVELILRNLIANAIRYTTKGGLLVACRTRPRDALLIEVWDTGIGIAPDKLNDIFREFNQLDNPERDAHKGFGLGLAIAQGLAKTIDSEIQVSSVLGRGTVFRFALPYSTAEIIEDLPRHNRAVDFSGAKVLVIDDDARIRASMRALIQTWGCTCLDAESAIEAIELVGEQPIDLLLVDYRLREGRTGREAIHDLRLHLGHHVPAIIITGDTGTERIIEAQSADALLLHKPASATQLQRMMQTLLKTQTPRH
- a CDS encoding response regulator; protein product: MKDSHILIVDDHALFRTGMQMILTQVGEARGISEASSIRDAFDFCESSVDLILLDIHLPGLNGIDGIKPLREKFSGVPIIILSASSEHSAINDARHLGAAGFLNKAALAEEMVSSISHVLNGGTCFPEDTDASHYVSPAGIGKSLTPRQVEVLIYLCEGKPNKLIARELEMSENTVRVHVSAILAALGASNRSEAILIAQREGLTT
- a CDS encoding alpha/beta fold hydrolase yields the protein MSTSPHTFHSEAVANWFNRGRYRTLAGKTIFTIDEGDARLPVIVLIHGFPTSSFDWLPMWDTFVKQYRLVSLDMHGFGFSDKPDSRTYSIHQQADLFEELIGQLRIENYHVLAHDYGVSVAQELLARQLDGSGIGSWQSLCLLNGGLFPETHRALIIQKLMLSRLGKYINKFTGFEQFKQSFSSVFGPQTKPSDRELQEFWELINFNHGRHVFHNLITYILDRREHRERWVTALQNAQIPISLINGSIDPVSGSHLVDRYKELGCRLDHLKALDTIGHYPHVEAADAVTTAYLEFLSNNGAS
- a CDS encoding TetR/AcrR family transcriptional regulator; the encoded protein is MKQLPTQQRALRKRQALIDAAEQEFSESGFEVATAKSIAARAGVAVGTFYQYFDNKHDILREIAEQGFAELHARIPLLDLQLADGSRDRIVSLFSETLDFVYQYHARRPELHRVLEQRRVVDADLSEIMCRGEGVLRARVLQFVQSFNTPHAEIVASNLFAMAEGLVHRHVFEPNQHNPQQVIQIGAEMLSSYFLTHYPQ
- a CDS encoding N-acyl-D-amino-acid deacylase family protein, whose product is MKFDTLIQNARVFNNGEPPVTEDIAILDGKIVKRGHKLPSAEAGRVIDATGLWAMPGLFDIHTHYDLELEVAPGLPESTRHGTTTVVISNCSLGLAYGNQREGAIDPIVDCYARVENMPKSVLRACADKIDWSTPEGYLEHLDALNLGPNVVTMIPHSMLRIEAMGFEASVTRDPTSDEVEQMRTSLRAGLRAGYVGFSTDALPFHYLANQPNCHKTIPTQFAKYDEIKQLTQVVREEDGIWQATPPKDRPLEVFKTFLLSSGRLHGKPLRTTVVAALDVAANRNLIKLTRILNGIINSKFFRGDFYMQALGARFKIWSDGAVTPIAEEIPELRALNETDLEDRAARQKILTDPDYIKLFRAMWMKGKTGFGLARIKRLLRVEDYAFDRDMAGMTVDLCPLKEWEGKTFQALFERVLNANRGTATDVTEAEQLIISRDFFWVSDEADFMLQILRTFDTELSWYTVTANRDIRTVRKLLMDPALLPGFNDSGAHLTNMAFYDVNLRSLKLAAEGGEADANYMVKRLTKDAADVFGVARGTIYQGDIADLILVDPKQLAMYDGEAHVQRIYRDEFQHPQLVNRSDQVVPLVLINGQVAWQNDAFSSELGRRKMGSLLKPTHLQESQAQVAAAAVAA